A genome region from Populus alba chromosome 5, ASM523922v2, whole genome shotgun sequence includes the following:
- the LOC118061948 gene encoding uncharacterized protein — translation MAACHIRSTSLPSRSHPLNVSVEDQLDRLRSSQTTSTSLYHKLSGLKVLYECVEDFLQLPSTQQTLSNEQQKEMGEEVLSGSLLLLDMCSTTRDVFSSMKESLQELESSLRRRKGGESGFASEVEAYMMSRKQLDKTIRKCLKNLKNITSAVDAVSMLREVKEISLEIFQSLLSMVSQTKARSSSHGWSVVSKLFQSKRVSCEAELNEFEKIDAELLVLKSSKDINSVQVQNTLKGLEALESTIQEAEEELEAVYRKLLKTRVTILNILSH, via the coding sequence ATGGCTGCTTGCCACATTCGCTCTACTAGCTTGCCCTCAAGATCTCACCCTCTAAATGTCAGCGTAGAAGATCAATTGGACAGGTTGAGATCATCACAGACAACTTCTACTTCACTTTACCACAAATTGAGTGGCCTCAAAGTCTTGTATGAGTGTGTTGAGGATTTTCTTCAGTTGCCATCAACACAACAAACCCTCTCCAATGAACAGCAAAAAGAAATGGGAGAAGAGGTGTTGAGTGGATCTCTGCTCTTGTTGGACATGTGCAGCACAACTAGAGATGTTTTTTCATCAATGAAGGAGTCCTTGCAGGAACTTGAATCATCTCTCAGGAGGAGAAAAGGTGGAGAATCTGGATTCGCAAGTGAAGTTGAAGCTTACATGATGTCCAGGAAACAATTAGATAAAACAATCCGCAAATGCCTCAAAAATTTGAAGAACATCACTTCAGCAGTCGATGCAGTCAGCATGCTAAGAGAAGTAAAAGAAATCAGCCTCGAGATTTTCCAATCTCTCTTGTCCATGGTTTCTCAGACAAAGGCAAGATCAAGCTCCCATGGCTGGTCTGTCGTTTCAAAACTATTTCAATCCAAACGTGTATCATGCGAAGCTGAACTCAATGAATTCGAAAAGATAGACGCGGAATTGCTTGTCCTGAAGTCGAGCAAAGACATCAATTCTGTACAAGTGCAAAATACATTGAAAGGACTGGAGGCATTAGAGTCAACCATTCAGGAAGCAGAGGAGGAGTTGGAGGCTGTTTACAGGAAATTACTGAAAACCAGAGTTACCATCCTCAACATTCTCAGCCACTAG